The Microlunatus antarcticus genome window below encodes:
- a CDS encoding SDR family oxidoreductase gives MPRRNIDITVPDLTGRRAVVTGASDGMGLRIAARLAAAGAEVVMPVRNRTKGEAAIATIRRSTPGADVSLRDLDLASLASVAALGETLDREGRPVHILINNAGVMTPPERQVTADGFELQLGSNHLGHFALVAHLLPLLRAGQARVTSQVSVAARSGQIHWDDLGWERSYDGMKAYAQSKIAFGLFGLELDRRSRTQDWGITSNLAHPGVAPTNLLAARPELGRAQDTAGRKIIRALSRRGILLGTVETAGLPALMAATDPAARGGAFYGPRGPGSLGGPPAEQKLYAPLRSTEEARRVWEMSERLTGTAFAA, from the coding sequence ATGCCCCGCAGGAACATCGACATCACCGTCCCCGACCTCACCGGCCGGCGCGCCGTGGTCACCGGAGCCAGCGACGGGATGGGTCTGCGCATCGCCGCCCGCCTGGCCGCCGCCGGGGCGGAGGTGGTCATGCCCGTCCGCAACCGGACCAAGGGCGAGGCCGCGATCGCCACGATCCGCCGGAGCACTCCTGGGGCCGACGTCTCGCTCCGCGACCTCGACCTCGCGTCCCTCGCCTCCGTCGCCGCCCTCGGGGAGACGCTCGACCGCGAGGGACGCCCGGTCCACATCCTGATCAACAACGCCGGGGTGATGACCCCGCCCGAGCGGCAGGTCACCGCCGACGGTTTCGAGCTGCAGCTGGGGTCCAACCACCTCGGCCACTTCGCTCTGGTCGCCCATCTCCTGCCGCTGCTGCGGGCGGGTCAGGCCCGGGTGACCTCGCAGGTCAGCGTCGCCGCGCGCAGCGGGCAGATCCACTGGGACGACCTCGGCTGGGAGCGCTCGTACGACGGCATGAAGGCCTACGCCCAGTCCAAGATCGCCTTCGGTCTCTTCGGGCTGGAGCTGGACCGCCGCAGCCGGACGCAGGACTGGGGCATCACGAGCAACCTCGCCCACCCCGGCGTCGCCCCGACCAACCTGCTCGCCGCCCGCCCCGAGCTCGGTCGCGCTCAGGACACGGCTGGACGCAAGATTATCCGCGCCCTCTCCCGACGCGGCATCCTGCTCGGCACCGTCGAGACCGCCGGGCTCCCCGCCCTGATGGCGGCGACCGATCCGGCGGCCCGCGGCGGCGCCTTCTACGGACCGCGCGGTCCCGGCAGCCTCGGCGGTCCGCCCGCCGAGCAGAAGCTCTACGCCCCGTTGCGCAGCACCGAGGAGGCCCGGCGCGTCTGGGAGATGTCCGAGCGGCTCACCGGGACCGCGTTCGCGGCCTGA